The following is a genomic window from Thermodesulfovibrionales bacterium.
TTAGATTCCTATCCTTTAAGGAGAATCTCCTAACCCTTCCACGGATAATTCCCAGACCTCTGTTCAGTCCAAACTCCTCTGATTCATCAAAAAGGATCTGAAGCCCCAGACATATACCTAGGTACGGTTTACCCTTTTGTATTGCCTGCACAATTGCTTCAAGAAGACCCTTTTCATTTAAATTTCTCATGCAGTCAGGAAAGGCACCAACTCCAGGAAGAACCACCGCCTCTGCGCCTTGAATATCGGAGGGATTCTGAGTTACCTTCACAGGAGTTCCTGTTTTCAGAAATGCCTTTTCCACACTCTTAAGATTTCCCATTCCATAATCGACAATAACAATCATTTCTCTCTCCATACAAGTATTGATATTTCAGGACACATCTCAGCGCAGGAAGCGCAGCCAGTGCATTCATCTGATACCACCTCTGCCACAAAATAGCCCATCTTGTTGAATCTCTTCCCTATAACTATTGCTGATTTCGGGCATGCTTCCACACAGTAGCCACAACCTTTACAGAGCTCCTGGTTTATCTCTATCCTTCCTTTTGGTTTTCTTGTACTTTCTGATGTTACCTTCTTTGCTTTCATCATGACTCCTTCAATAATTCCCTTGCATGCCTCAAGGAGGCATCTGTTATCTTTCCACTTAGCATCCTTGCAATTTCTTCCTGCCTTTCTGTTTCAGAAAGGCTTTTTACCTTAACTTCAACGGAATTCTTTTTCTGAACCTTTTCTACCTTTATATGATGATCTGCCCTTGATGCTATCTGGGG
Proteins encoded in this region:
- the hisH gene encoding imidazole glycerol phosphate synthase subunit HisH, with protein sequence MIVIVDYGMGNLKSVEKAFLKTGTPVKVTQNPSDIQGAEAVVLPGVGAFPDCMRNLNEKGLLEAIVQAIQKGKPYLGICLGLQILFDESEEFGLNRGLGIIRGRVRRFSLKDRNLKIPHMGWNSVRIIKRAPIFMDIPEGSYFYFVHSYYVVPEDRSVVSTETEYGQWFVSSIWKDNIIATQFHPEKSQALGLKLLRNFVEFVKKDKLNAVL
- a CDS encoding ferredoxin family protein — its product is MKAKKVTSESTRKPKGRIEINQELCKGCGYCVEACPKSAIVIGKRFNKMGYFVAEVVSDECTGCASCAEMCPEISILVWREK